In Helicobacter sp. 12S02232-10, the following proteins share a genomic window:
- a CDS encoding nucleotide sugar dehydrogenase, translated as MKITVFGLGFVGLTTAVGFAKKGFNVRGCEIDDLKYQMLQNAQVPFFEENLEEALKEVLNEKLFITNDVIQALQDAEIIFYCIGTPMGEDGEADLSHILKALRVFAQNKNKTSNKPILVIKSTVPPSTSSEIFIPFLENLKLKNNQDFILANNPEFLREGFAYNDFMNPDRVVIGTQDAKNLNALERLYEPFNTKIIFTNLNTAEFIKYLSNTTLSMMISYANEMSMVAETIGNINIPEAFKTLHFDKRFSGNPASITSYIYPGMGFGGYCLPKDTLAICKKSKDKGYETKILQNIIRVNEEILDFHLSKICNEVPKNSKIGVLGLSFKPNSDDVRESKSFILIQKLLQNGFKNISAYDPLANKAFKNTYKLEIKYCENLEEMLIWGEVFIIATAWEVFKTIPKFPKKKIYNLRYIELD; from the coding sequence ATGAAAATAACAGTTTTTGGACTTGGTTTTGTAGGTCTTACAACAGCTGTAGGATTTGCCAAAAAAGGCTTTAATGTTAGAGGTTGCGAAATAGATGATTTAAAATACCAAATGCTTCAAAATGCTCAAGTGCCTTTTTTTGAAGAAAATTTAGAAGAAGCTCTCAAAGAAGTTTTAAATGAAAAACTTTTTATTACAAACGACGTTATCCAAGCACTTCAAGATGCAGAAATTATTTTTTATTGCATCGGCACCCCAATGGGGGAAGATGGAGAAGCCGATCTTAGCCATATCCTCAAGGCTCTAAGGGTTTTTGCTCAAAACAAAAACAAAACTTCCAACAAACCGATTCTAGTTATTAAATCTACCGTTCCTCCATCAACTTCAAGCGAAATTTTCATCCCTTTTTTAGAAAATCTAAAGCTAAAAAATAATCAAGATTTTATTTTGGCAAACAACCCTGAATTTTTACGCGAAGGTTTTGCCTACAACGATTTTATGAATCCAGACAGAGTAGTGATTGGCACGCAAGATGCAAAAAATCTAAATGCTCTTGAGAGGCTTTATGAACCTTTTAATACAAAAATAATATTTACCAATCTCAATACGGCCGAATTCATTAAATATTTAAGCAATACAACCCTTTCTATGATGATCAGCTATGCTAATGAAATGAGTATGGTTGCAGAAACGATTGGAAATATAAACATACCTGAAGCATTTAAAACGCTCCATTTTGATAAACGCTTCAGTGGAAATCCTGCTAGTATTACAAGCTATATATATCCTGGAATGGGCTTTGGAGGGTATTGTTTGCCTAAAGACACGCTTGCAATATGTAAAAAATCAAAAGATAAGGGATATGAAACAAAAATCTTACAAAACATTATCCGTGTTAATGAAGAGATCTTGGATTTTCATCTTTCAAAAATCTGCAATGAAGTTCCCAAAAATTCCAAAATAGGGGTGCTGGGACTCAGTTTTAAACCAAATAGCGATGATGTCAGAGAAAGTAAATCATTCATTTTGATTCAAAAACTTCTTCAAAATGGATTCAAAAATATAAGCGCCTATGATCCTCTAGCAAATAAGGCATTTAAAAACACCTACAAATTAGAAATCAAATATTGCGAAAATTTAGAAGAAATGCTTATTTGGGGTGAAGTTTTTATCATTGCAACAGCTTGGGAAGTGTTTAAAACTATTCCTAAATTTCCAAAGAAAAAAATATATAATTTAAGATATATAGAACTAGATTAA
- a CDS encoding NAD-dependent epimerase/dehydratase family protein, protein MLNPILKEDLHSILNSLSKEQRDIFSESTILITGCAGFLGFYFMHFFAYFHQELKISNVIALDNFMLRTPKWLNDLKIQYPALIKVNKFDIIKDKIESLENSKQANLIIHLASIASPVFYRQYPIETLDANIWGLRNLLEFYKDKPIKGLLFFSSSEIYGDPSPDQIPTDEDYRGNVACIGPRACYDESKRFGETLCYLFAQKYSMPITIARPFNNYGPGMNPEDKRVPADFAKAILQNKNIEILSDGSPKRTFCYISDALSGYIKTLAYQKFDYFNIGTDTPEISIKELALIYKNAGEKLLNYNQNIIFETPSDKEYLTHNPNRRSPIIKKAKELLSYEPKILVEEGVERFLKFLILEKEEK, encoded by the coding sequence ATGCTTAACCCTATTCTTAAAGAAGATTTACATTCCATCCTTAACTCGCTTTCAAAAGAACAAAGAGACATTTTTTCAGAATCAACAATCTTGATCACAGGATGTGCAGGTTTTTTAGGGTTCTATTTTATGCATTTCTTTGCTTATTTTCACCAAGAATTAAAAATTTCCAACGTCATTGCTCTAGATAACTTTATGCTTCGCACTCCAAAATGGCTCAATGATTTAAAAATCCAATATCCTGCCCTGATAAAAGTTAATAAATTCGACATTATCAAAGACAAAATCGAAAGCTTGGAAAATTCAAAACAGGCGAACCTCATTATCCATCTAGCAAGCATTGCCTCGCCCGTTTTTTATCGACAATATCCTATAGAAACACTAGATGCTAATATTTGGGGACTTAGAAATCTATTGGAATTTTACAAAGACAAGCCCATTAAGGGACTTTTATTTTTCTCAAGCTCAGAAATTTATGGCGACCCAAGTCCAGACCAAATCCCTACAGACGAAGATTACAGAGGCAATGTTGCTTGTATCGGCCCACGTGCTTGTTATGATGAATCCAAACGCTTTGGAGAAACTTTATGCTATTTGTTTGCACAAAAATATAGTATGCCAATTACCATTGCTCGTCCTTTTAATAACTATGGTCCAGGTATGAATCCTGAAGACAAAAGAGTACCTGCAGATTTTGCTAAAGCAATCTTGCAAAATAAAAATATTGAAATTTTAAGCGATGGAAGTCCCAAAAGAACTTTTTGCTATATATCCGATGCACTTAGCGGATATATAAAAACACTTGCTTATCAAAAATTTGACTATTTTAATATCGGCACAGATACTCCAGAAATATCAATCAAGGAACTTGCTCTGATCTACAAAAATGCCGGCGAAAAACTATTGAATTATAATCAAAACATCATTTTTGAAACGCCAAGCGATAAGGAATACCTCACCCATAACCCCAATCGCCGATCTCCTATTATAAAAAAAGCAAAAGAACTCCTCTCCTATGAACCTAAGATCTTAGTTGAAGAAGGGGTAGAAAGATTTTTAAAATTCTTAATCCTAGAAAAAGAGGAAAAATGA
- a CDS encoding glycosyltransferase family 2 protein, with amino-acid sequence MKTQAYPEYKQFYSPAFNAESFLKCQPNFNDTNHIESVKIFEQNDHQNPLITIAIPTYKRIDTLIEALKSAISQNIPMGWGGGYEIIVVENTDDFYASSKLEEILQDYRGKLTYYRNKQNLGLFGNWNRCLSLAKGKWVCILHDDDILMDDYIVKMEGYIRQINQNTALISGKALNFYTNQAELKYKHIAPVPKTLFWYCKKILKKMLKFLFFGIFPKHISKKNANEIIINNSIYPSCLLHNKELCIKMGGYNQNFYPSDDWLFHIRCALHSDVYLVDYISHKYRYDINESFSKKTIIGTFIIYCLNINKNAKINSIYKNYLIKQFCEAVFVNSGIEGVKEELEDFISQYNIDTSPIRLKENLVGKFYNIKYFD; translated from the coding sequence ATGAAAACCCAAGCTTATCCAGAATATAAGCAATTTTACTCACCCGCATTTAATGCAGAGTCATTTCTGAAATGCCAACCCAACTTTAATGACACAAATCATATCGAATCTGTAAAAATTTTTGAACAAAACGATCATCAAAATCCTCTCATCACAATTGCAATTCCTACTTATAAGCGCATTGATACACTGATTGAAGCACTCAAATCAGCTATTTCTCAAAATATACCAATGGGATGGGGGGGGGGGTATGAAATTATCGTTGTAGAAAATACGGACGACTTCTACGCCTCAAGCAAACTAGAAGAAATTCTTCAGGACTACAGAGGTAAGCTTACTTATTATAGAAATAAACAAAATCTAGGACTTTTTGGTAATTGGAATCGCTGTCTCAGCCTCGCCAAAGGAAAATGGGTTTGCATACTTCACGATGACGATATTCTAATGGATGATTACATTGTCAAAATGGAAGGCTACATCCGACAAATAAATCAAAATACTGCCCTTATTTCAGGAAAAGCTCTCAATTTTTATACAAATCAAGCTGAACTCAAATACAAACATATTGCTCCGGTACCAAAAACTTTATTTTGGTACTGTAAAAAAATTCTAAAAAAAATGCTGAAATTTTTATTTTTTGGCATCTTTCCTAAACATATCAGCAAGAAAAATGCCAATGAAATCATTATAAATAATTCTATCTATCCATCGTGTCTTTTACACAACAAAGAATTATGTATAAAAATGGGTGGTTACAATCAAAATTTTTACCCCTCTGACGATTGGCTTTTTCATATACGTTGCGCACTCCATTCAGATGTTTATTTGGTTGATTATATCTCCCATAAATATCGCTACGACATCAATGAATCTTTTTCCAAAAAAACAATTATTGGGACTTTCATTATCTATTGCCTCAATATTAACAAAAACGCCAAGATAAATTCGATTTACAAAAACTATCTTATCAAGCAATTTTGTGAAGCAGTTTTTGTAAATTCTGGGATAGAAGGAGTAAAAGAAGAGCTTGAAGATTTTATTTCACAATACAATATAGACACCTCACCCATCCGTTTAAAAGAAAATTTAGTGGGCAAGTTCTATAATATTAAATATTTTGACTAA
- a CDS encoding glycosyltransferase family 61 protein: MNYLQLKISNLIPKNSLEYRSITDPNKPYSIADMTKYGLRTSKTDRWGGGQTNDPLNVPLDEIQILQLDQVELIEQCAVFKNGQTIYETLDCYDPTNTYPQTQYDYIKNLSLFNLKTYQDIKNYVKHLYFLRQNKKLLDPKIPKILCFCPWFSNMYHFLFEAYPRLLILLEHFKKQGIEDFYIIAPPKYRGYAKYHHWYIQDIFKMLQIPQDKVIYLDYKISQANHLYACTSPRCNPTYVLPAIKKLQNYFYEKDFKNLGTRIYISRKKSAYRYLNNEEEIYEILHKEYGFTRIYMEDFNLKEKINIMMNAEITLSVDGTSAVNGCFMEKPNAKIIALRPYEMSEFQLFIPSVFENIQYLPIVCDVQDQIGENIWSRSNLYLNPDYLHKKFQEYQVERIN, translated from the coding sequence ATGAATTATCTACAACTCAAGATCAGTAATCTGATACCTAAAAACTCCCTTGAATATCGCTCCATTACAGATCCAAACAAGCCCTATAGCATTGCAGATATGACAAAATATGGTTTGCGCACAAGTAAAACAGACAGATGGGGGGGGGGGCAAACAAATGATCCTCTCAATGTGCCGCTTGATGAAATTCAAATTCTCCAACTTGACCAAGTTGAACTCATTGAGCAATGTGCTGTTTTTAAAAATGGTCAAACTATCTATGAAACCCTTGATTGCTACGATCCCACTAATACATACCCTCAAACCCAATATGACTATATTAAAAATCTTTCATTATTCAATCTAAAGACTTATCAAGATATAAAGAATTATGTTAAACACTTGTATTTTTTAAGACAAAACAAAAAACTTCTTGACCCAAAAATCCCAAAAATTCTTTGCTTTTGTCCGTGGTTTTCGAATATGTATCATTTTTTATTTGAAGCCTACCCAAGACTTTTAATTCTTTTGGAGCATTTTAAAAAACAAGGAATTGAAGATTTTTATATCATTGCACCTCCAAAATATAGAGGATATGCAAAATATCATCACTGGTATATCCAAGATATTTTCAAAATGTTGCAAATCCCTCAAGATAAAGTCATTTATCTTGATTATAAAATCTCTCAAGCAAACCATCTTTATGCCTGCACCTCTCCAAGATGCAATCCAACTTATGTCCTGCCCGCTATCAAAAAACTTCAAAATTATTTTTATGAGAAAGATTTTAAAAATCTTGGGACACGTATCTATATCAGTAGGAAGAAATCCGCTTATAGGTATTTAAATAATGAAGAAGAAATTTATGAAATCCTCCATAAAGAATATGGCTTTACACGTATATATATGGAAGATTTTAACCTTAAAGAAAAAATAAATATTATGATGAATGCAGAAATTACTCTCAGCGTAGATGGGACAAGTGCTGTAAATGGCTGTTTTATGGAAAAGCCCAATGCAAAAATAATTGCTCTCAGACCTTATGAAATGTCTGAATTTCAACTATTTATACCAAGTGTATTCGAAAATATTCAATATCTCCCCATAGTCTGTGACGTTCAAGATCAAATCGGGGAAAATATATGGAGCAGAAGCAATTTGTATTTAAACCCAGATTACTTGCACAAAAAATTTCAAGAATATCAAGTTGAGCGCATCAATTAA
- the rfbF gene encoding glucose-1-phosphate cytidylyltransferase encodes MKVLILAGGYGTRLSEETEVKPKPMVEIGGKPILWHIMKIYSYYGYNEFIVLTGYKSHIIKEYFINYYTRYSDITIDMADNSMQIHTMRHEPWKVTMLYTGQDTMTGGRILQARPYVQNETFMLTYGDGLSDVDIPALIKFHKSHKKAMTMTSVLPDGKFGALDIQESDGRIKSFTEKPKGDKSLHNAGWINGGFFVCEPKIFDYIQQDESCVFEQAPLRGLAQSGELYSYKHYGFWKCMDTLRDKMEMTKMWQSGNAPWALWL; translated from the coding sequence ATGAAGGTTTTGATTTTGGCAGGTGGGTATGGTACGCGGTTATCTGAAGAAACTGAGGTTAAGCCAAAACCTATGGTTGAAATTGGAGGAAAACCTATTTTATGGCACATTATGAAGATTTACAGCTATTATGGTTATAATGAGTTCATTGTATTGACAGGCTATAAATCCCATATTATCAAAGAATATTTTATTAATTATTATACCCGTTACAGCGATATTACCATTGATATGGCAGATAATTCTATGCAGATACACACGATGCGTCACGAGCCTTGGAAAGTCACTATGCTTTATACGGGGCAAGATACGATGACAGGAGGCAGGATTTTACAAGCCAGACCTTATGTGCAGAATGAAACTTTTATGCTGACTTATGGCGATGGATTGAGTGATGTGGATATTCCTGCACTCATTAAATTTCACAAATCCCATAAAAAGGCAATGACTATGACTTCTGTGTTGCCTGATGGTAAGTTTGGTGCGCTTGATATCCAAGAGAGTGATGGACGCATCAAAAGTTTTACTGAAAAACCTAAGGGTGATAAAAGCTTGCATAATGCTGGTTGGATAAATGGAGGATTTTTTGTATGCGAGCCAAAAATTTTTGATTATATTCAACAGGATGAGAGTTGCGTATTTGAGCAAGCTCCTTTAAGGGGACTTGCTCAAAGTGGAGAACTATATAGTTATAAGCATTATGGATTTTGGAAATGTATGGATACTTTGCGTGATAAAATGGAGATGACAAAGATGTGGCAAAGTGGAAATGCGCCTTGGGCACTATGGCTTTAA
- a CDS encoding class I adenylate-forming enzyme family protein, whose protein sequence is MFLRHTFFERFQTYKNRIALIHKDQKYTYGDLNEKISELLLSLKIPDQSAVSLVGDYSFETIATFLALCIKKCIITPINLKPPTHLIEHLWAQFLIEKNQVLPIKKNLTCPQNHPLIKQLIQKNASGLIILSSASTGKPKSILHNLDLMLDFYAQKTFNPTNVAGVFLFDHIAGIDVLLSQFSTSGILCVPEFRTPQSVGEIIQKYRVEILPSSPTFLRLLLLAQITDTFDLTSLKLIIYGSEMMPPQLLKDLKNTLQWVKFKQSFGTSETNAIKTKNAKTASGFIRLDPAHTQYKIINNELWLKSKTQTLGYLETYEDTFEEGWFKTGDLVETISEDGEEFIKIIGRTKEIINVGGQKVLPQEVENTIGELKGIKDCLAYGEANPITGQSVSLKVVLDEKILDPKDKIGLKKLIREFCKNRLENYKIPTKIIVTQNLNVSTRFKKMRR, encoded by the coding sequence ATGTTCTTAAGGCATACTTTTTTTGAAAGATTCCAAACCTATAAAAACCGCATTGCCCTGATCCATAAAGACCAAAAATACACTTATGGAGATTTAAATGAAAAAATATCTGAACTCTTATTGTCTCTAAAAATTCCTGATCAAAGTGCTGTTTCTCTAGTGGGAGACTACAGCTTTGAAACCATAGCAACCTTTCTTGCATTATGCATCAAAAAATGCATCATCACACCTATAAATTTAAAACCCCCTACTCACCTGATTGAACATCTTTGGGCGCAATTTTTGATTGAAAAAAATCAAGTTTTACCTATTAAAAAAAACCTCACTTGCCCCCAAAACCACCCCCTCATCAAACAACTCATCCAAAAAAATGCAAGTGGATTGATTATTTTGAGTTCTGCAAGCACGGGCAAACCCAAAAGCATTCTTCACAATCTGGATTTAATGCTTGATTTTTATGCTCAAAAAACTTTCAACCCTACTAACGTCGCAGGAGTATTTTTATTTGATCATATTGCTGGGATTGATGTGCTCCTAAGTCAATTTAGCACTTCAGGGATATTATGTGTTCCCGAATTCAGGACACCCCAAAGCGTGGGTGAAATCATTCAAAAATATCGCGTAGAAATTCTCCCCTCTTCGCCAACTTTTTTACGTCTGCTTTTGCTTGCCCAAATTACAGACACATTTGATCTGACCTCATTAAAACTCATTATTTATGGTTCTGAAATGATGCCCCCTCAATTGTTAAAAGATTTAAAAAATACTCTGCAATGGGTAAAATTCAAGCAAAGCTTCGGGACAAGCGAAACAAACGCCATTAAGACTAAAAATGCAAAAACTGCTTCAGGTTTTATCCGATTAGATCCCGCCCACACACAATATAAAATCATCAATAATGAATTATGGCTAAAGTCCAAGACTCAAACATTAGGCTATTTGGAAACTTATGAAGATACTTTTGAAGAAGGTTGGTTTAAGACGGGAGATCTAGTAGAAACCATCAGTGAAGATGGAGAAGAATTTATTAAGATTATCGGTCGCACCAAAGAAATCATCAATGTAGGCGGACAAAAAGTATTACCCCAAGAGGTTGAAAACACTATCGGGGAGTTAAAGGGCATCAAAGACTGCCTTGCCTATGGAGAAGCCAATCCCATCACAGGACAAAGCGTGAGTTTAAAAGTCGTGTTAGATGAAAAGATTTTAGACCCTAAAGACAAAATAGGATTAAAAAAGCTTATCCGTGAATTTTGTAAAAATCGATTAGAAAACTATAAAATCCCTACAAAAATCATCGTCACACAAAATTTAAACGTGAGTACGCGATTCAAAAAAATGAGGAGATAG
- a CDS encoding fatty acid--CoA ligase family protein has product MPNFSHPFLQKIFAYPKEKEALIYQNHSYTYDELCQQTQAQIKCLSNIPNGSSMGIIGDYDIDCVSMLLAGIEKKMILVPLSEQISNPEKLEIAQTDLLFQNNILTPYTHKAKHTMLQHLQDSSQSGLILFSSGSTGKPKAIVHNLDNLLNAYREKKYRSIKILLFLMFDHIGGLNTLFNTLAMGACGVGIENRKNVELLAQTIQNHQISLLPASPSLLNLMLLSEVNKHYNLSSLKVITYGTEQMPSSLLARLKDIFPKVKFHQTFGATEVGITQTKSFKNAIKLEDVAYKIIQGELYLKSDTCALGYLNVSDNVFDAQGYFATGDLVETIEKDGEEYIRIVGRIKEIINVGGEKVLPQEVEEVVFEMDGIKDCLAYGEANPITGQSVSLKVVLDEKILDPKDKIGLKKLIREFCKNRLENYKIPTKIIVTQNLNVSARFKKMRGGGLTNLPLWANNLNYYFLRNLQCS; this is encoded by the coding sequence ATGCCTAACTTCTCCCATCCGTTTTTACAAAAAATCTTTGCTTATCCCAAAGAAAAAGAAGCCCTAATCTATCAAAATCATTCTTATACTTACGATGAGTTATGCCAACAAACGCAGGCTCAAATAAAATGCCTCTCAAATATTCCAAATGGCTCATCTATGGGAATTATAGGTGACTATGACATTGATTGTGTCTCGATGTTACTAGCAGGCATTGAAAAAAAAATGATCCTAGTTCCCTTAAGCGAACAAATCAGCAACCCTGAAAAACTTGAAATCGCTCAAACAGATTTGCTCTTTCAAAACAATATTCTTACCCCCTATACGCATAAAGCAAAGCACACAATGCTACAACACTTACAAGATTCTTCCCAAAGCGGGTTAATCCTATTTTCAAGCGGAAGCACGGGCAAACCCAAAGCCATCGTGCATAACTTAGACAATCTGCTTAATGCTTATAGAGAGAAAAAATACAGGTCGATAAAAATCTTGCTTTTTTTAATGTTTGATCATATTGGCGGACTAAACACGCTTTTTAATACGCTTGCAATGGGAGCTTGCGGAGTAGGAATTGAAAACAGGAAAAATGTAGAGCTTCTTGCTCAAACCATTCAAAACCATCAAATTTCTCTCTTACCTGCAAGCCCATCATTATTAAACCTGATGCTTTTGAGCGAAGTCAATAAACACTATAATTTAAGTTCTTTAAAAGTCATCACTTATGGCACCGAACAAATGCCCTCTTCTCTGCTTGCAAGACTAAAAGATATCTTCCCTAAAGTCAAATTCCATCAAACCTTTGGAGCCACAGAAGTAGGAATTACCCAAACCAAATCCTTTAAAAATGCCATCAAGCTTGAAGATGTTGCGTATAAAATCATTCAAGGAGAACTTTATCTCAAATCCGATACTTGCGCACTCGGTTACCTCAACGTTTCAGACAATGTCTTTGATGCACAAGGATATTTTGCCACTGGGGATTTGGTTGAAACAATTGAGAAAGACGGGGAAGAGTATATCAGGATTGTTGGGAGAATCAAAGAAATCATCAATGTCGGGGGTGAAAAAGTATTGCCCCAAGAGGTTGAAGAAGTTGTTTTTGAAATGGATGGCATCAAAGACTGCCTTGCCTATGGAGAAGCCAATCCCATCACAGGACAAAGCGTGAGTTTAAAAGTCGTGTTAGATGAAAAGATTTTAGACCCTAAAGACAAAATAGGATTAAAAAAGCTTATCCGTGAATTTTGTAAAAATCGATTAGAAAACTATAAAATCCCTACAAAAATCATCGTCACACAAAATTTAAACGTGAGTGCGCGATTCAAAAAAATGAGGGGGGGGGGGCTAACTAATCTTCCCCTCTGGGCAAATAATCTTAATTATTATTTCCTTAGGAACCTCCAATGTTCTTAA
- a CDS encoding SDR family oxidoreductase: MKKIFIITGSRKGIGKDLCSYYLQKGHIVCGCSRSQGSISHPNYRHFELDVSDEKSVVAMLKAVKKEFGQIDVLLNNAGIASMNHLLLTPLKSVQNIFATNVFGSFLFIRECAKIMSASYLKNKKHTPYPHYRIVNFATIATALRLEGEAIYAASKAAIINLTEIAAKELASFGITINAIAPTPVPTDLIKNVPKEKMDALLASQAIKRFGSFEDVLHPIEFFINEKSDFITGQTLFLGGVNA, translated from the coding sequence ATGAAAAAAATCTTTATCATTACAGGGAGCAGAAAAGGTATCGGTAAAGACCTTTGTTCTTATTATCTTCAAAAAGGGCATATTGTATGCGGCTGCTCGCGATCACAAGGAAGCATCTCACACCCAAACTACAGGCATTTTGAATTAGATGTCAGCGATGAAAAATCTGTAGTAGCGATGCTTAAAGCCGTCAAAAAAGAATTCGGACAAATTGATGTATTGCTCAATAATGCTGGCATTGCCTCAATGAATCATTTACTTTTGACCCCGTTGAAAAGTGTGCAAAATATCTTTGCCACAAATGTTTTCGGGAGTTTTTTATTCATCAGGGAATGTGCTAAAATTATGAGTGCAAGCTACCTCAAGAATAAAAAACACACTCCCTACCCTCATTATCGCATTGTAAATTTTGCCACTATCGCCACTGCCCTAAGACTTGAGGGCGAAGCGATCTATGCTGCATCAAAAGCAGCCATTATCAATCTCACTGAAATTGCTGCTAAAGAACTAGCTTCCTTTGGCATTACCATAAATGCAATTGCTCCCACACCTGTCCCAACTGATCTTATCAAAAATGTCCCTAAAGAAAAAATGGACGCCCTGCTCGCCTCTCAGGCCATTAAGCGATTTGGAAGTTTTGAAGATGTATTACATCCCATAGAATTTTTCATTAATGAAAAAAGCGATTTTATTACCGGACAAACTTTATTCTTGGGGGGCGTGAATGCCTAA
- a CDS encoding formyltransferase family protein: MVYQKIILIGQATIALNILKNLLEYRHFICVISYKPHNLCILKTFCQSNKLSYQSYEDSAPLSEFLYSLNSKTLIISANNNYIFPNNILSKTNLKIINFHNALLPLHKGVNAPIWSIYNQEKTTGITWHLVSCELDSGDIIIQKEIPLSPDINSFKLIQLLMELGLEAFLEIKQDLLNDTLSSTPMPKSLLNPHKSNDLPNSGFLEIEWEKEKISAFLRSMDSGGIMPKPKIHLCKMEYFIIKYSIDKPISGSILLSKNNIHMLLGGGGAR; the protein is encoded by the coding sequence ATGGTTTATCAAAAAATTATTCTCATCGGACAAGCAACCATTGCATTAAATATCTTAAAAAATTTGCTTGAATATAGACATTTTATTTGCGTTATTTCCTACAAACCCCATAATCTCTGCATATTAAAAACATTTTGCCAATCAAACAAACTATCCTATCAAAGTTATGAAGACTCCGCGCCATTGAGTGAATTTTTATATTCTCTCAATTCCAAAACTCTCATCATTAGTGCCAACAATAATTATATTTTTCCTAATAATATTCTTTCAAAAACCAATCTTAAAATCATTAATTTTCACAATGCCCTGCTTCCTCTTCATAAGGGAGTAAATGCCCCTATTTGGAGTATTTATAATCAAGAAAAAACCACCGGAATTACTTGGCATCTAGTCAGCTGTGAGCTCGATAGTGGGGATATTATTATCCAAAAAGAAATCCCGCTAAGCCCAGATATTAATAGCTTCAAATTAATCCAACTTTTAATGGAATTGGGGCTGGAAGCATTTTTGGAGATCAAGCAAGATTTATTGAATGACACCCTATCAAGTACCCCTATGCCAAAATCTCTCTTGAACCCTCATAAATCAAACGACCTTCCAAATAGTGGCTTTTTGGAAATAGAATGGGAAAAAGAAAAAATTAGTGCATTTTTAAGGAGTATGGATTCTGGGGGCATTATGCCAAAACCAAAAATACACTTATGTAAAATGGAATATTTTATTATAAAATATTCCATTGACAAACCCATCTCTGGATCCATTCTTTTAAGCAAAAATAATATTCATATGCTTCTAGGGGGGGGGGGGGCTAGATGA